In Candidatus Delongbacteria bacterium, one DNA window encodes the following:
- a CDS encoding chemotaxis protein CheW, which yields MSKSKEEVILDIGTSTVHREKYVSFLIGNENFGFRLLDLIEIYSKIEITRVPNIPDYILGVMNLRGKVVPVISLRSIFKMERKEYDNDSRIIIVNYDDESEVGILVDKVDVVIEVKIEDIETTPVNNELDTSTFIKGVYNQKNGSLLTIIDLKKLLEKK from the coding sequence ATGTCAAAATCCAAAGAGGAAGTAATTCTGGATATTGGAACCAGTACGGTTCATAGAGAGAAATATGTAAGTTTTCTTATCGGTAACGAAAATTTTGGCTTTAGGTTGTTGGATCTTATTGAAATTTATTCAAAAATTGAAATAACAAGAGTTCCAAATATTCCTGACTATATTCTTGGTGTTATGAATTTGAGAGGTAAAGTGGTTCCTGTTATATCATTGCGTTCTATATTCAAAATGGAACGAAAAGAGTATGACAACGACTCTAGAATAATTATAGTTAATTATGACGATGAGAGTGAAGTTGGAATATTGGTGGATAAAGTAGATGTTGTAATTGAAGTTAAAATTGAAGATATTGAAACAACTCCTGTAAATAACGAACTGGATACCTCAACCTTTATCAAAGGCGTTTACAATCAAAAAAATGGATCTTTGCTTACTATTATAGATC